The genomic interval CGCCCGAGTAGTACCCGCGAGGCGAGCGCTCGTGCCGCGTGATCACCGTGCACGCGTTCTGCATCGGTGAGCCCGTCACGGTCGGCGCGAACATCGTCTCGCGCAGGATGTCGCGCGGATCGAGGCGGCTGCGCCCCCGCAGGACGTACTCCGTGTGCGTGAGCCGTGACATCTCCTTCAGATGCGGCCCCGTGATGCGCCCGCCATCGGAGCACACCGCGCTCATCATCTTGAGCTCCTCGTCGACGACCATGAAGAGCTCCTCGGTCTCTTTGGTCGACCGGAGGAACTCGGTGAGCGTCTCGGCGGTCGCTCCGCCCGCCGGGTGACGGAACGTGCCCGAGATCGGGTTCATCGTGACGAGCCCGTCGCGCGCGCTGACGTGCGCCTCGGGACTCGCGCCGACGGCAATGTGCCCGGGGGTGACGATCGCGAACGTCCAGTACGCGCCGCGCTCGTATTCGAGGAGGGCGCGGAACCACGTGAGCGCGGCGGTGACCGGGTCGGCATCCACGCCCGCTGTGAAGTCGCGGCGGATGACGAAGTTCGCGCCCTCGCCCCGCCCGATCTCGTCGGAGATCACACGCGTCACGATCTCGGCATACTCCGGATCGGCGATGTCGAAGCCGGGGTCGCGGAGTTCGATGGGCGTCCTCGGCAGTTGTTCGAGCACGTCCTCGCGGGGAATGCGCGTGCGCGCTCCGACGATCAGGCAGCGAAGCGGCGCTCCGTCGTCGTGGCATTCGAAGCCGCGCTCGCGCACCTGGCGGAAGGGCACGAGAGCGAGCACCTCGCAGGGTGTGCCCGCCGCATCCGTCAGCGGGATGTCGGCGAGCAGATCGACATCGACGACCTCGCCGGTGAGCAGCTCGACGGTCGCATCGTCGCGCGCGATCAGTGCGAAGGACCCCGCTTCCACGAGTAGCGCGGAAAGTGGGGAGGGGCTCGGTGTCATCGCCGGCCTTTCATGGCGTCGGACGGTCGCTCAAACGAGAAAGACCGCCCTCAGGCGGTCTGTGGTCAGGGAACGCGAACACACCGCCGTCAGCGGGCGGGCCACCAGGTGGTGAGGTTCGCGGACATGCGGTCACGATAGCAGACCAGCGGAGGCGTGGTGGCGGGCGACGAGGGCCGGCCCGCGGCCTTTGCCGTTTACGGACGCGACACGCCGTGGCGCGGCACACGTCGGCGGCGTGTCGCGTCCGTAACCGGTGAGGAGGGGATGCCGCTGCGCCGCCGTCACTCGGCGAGGGTCCGTTCGAGCATCTCGTTGCTGTGTCGCCAGCCGACCGTCTCATAGCCGACGATGATCACCGCAGGCGAGCACGCGATGACGACGAGAGCGACCCCCAGCGATGCGCCGAGTCCGACGGCGAGCACTGCGATGACGAGCACCGCGACGGAACCGAGCAGCAGCCACACGTGGAACGTGTCGACCTGCATGAGCAGCACGGCGTACAGCGCGAAGACCATGATCTCGAACGCGAGCACCGGAATCGCCACGGTGAGCACCGCGAAGACCGTGTCGACGTGGGCGTGGCCGCTGATGACCTGTGCAGCGACGTGCAGACCGGCGCCGACGCCGATGACCGAGCCGAACAAAAAGATGTGGCCATAGCCCCAGGGAAACGCCCGGATGGGATGCCGGGCGAGCACCGGACCGGGCTCGATCACGAAGTAGACCCACCACATCGCGAACGCGAGGGCGGTGCCGCCGAACGCGATCAGGCCCGCTTCCACAGTCCACCCGGCGGGTTCTTCCACCACTGCGGAGATCGCGAGGATCGTGCCCAGCACGACCTCGCCGAGGCTGATGATGAGGAGCAGCCCGTAGCGCTCCGCGATGTGATGCGGATGCCACGGCGTGCGCCCGTAGCGCAGCTCGGCGAAGACGGGACCGGCGAGCTCGAACAGGATGAGCACCCCTGCGATGAGGAACGTCGTGCTGATCGGGAGGTTGAGGAAGATCAGCGCGACCCACCCGACCTGAGCGATCGAGATGTTCATGGCGTACGCGAGGCACGTGCGGCGACGCTCCGGATCGTGTTTCGCCGCGCGCAGCCAGATCGCGACGGTGGCCACGCGCATGATGACGTACCCGGCGACGAGGACGTTGTTGTCGAGGTGCTCCCCCTCTTCGAGCGAGTGGAAGACATCCGGCACGCCGAGGGCCACCACGAGCACTCCGACCATGACGACGAGGGTGGCGATGCGGAAGAAGATGTCCTCGTTGTCGTAGGCGCTGGCGAGCCACGAATAGTTGATCCACGCCCACGTGACGGCGAAGGTGGCGAAGGCGAAGCCGCTGAGCGCTGTCGACACGTGGCCCAGTTCGAGCGCGTGCGCCGCCTGCGACGAGATCTGGCTGAACGCCACCACGAACGTGAGATCGAACAGCAGCTCGAGCGGCGTGGCGGCACGATGGCTTTCGTGGGGGTCACGTCCCGTCATCCGTGTCAGGCGATGGCTGAGGCTCATGCCGGAAAACTACACCGGGATGCGCACCCGCTCGAAGCCCGCGCAGGCTTCGCCCACCTCGCGCGGCGTAGGCTGGGGAGCGTGCCAGCTGTGAATCTCGGGATGCCCAAGGTCCCCGAAACCCTCGCCCCCCGCCGCAAGTCCCGGCAGATCAAGGTCGGCAAGGTGCTCGTCGGCGGCAACGCGCCCGTCAGCGTCCAGTCGATGTGCACGACGCCGACCACCAACATCAACGCCACGCTTCAGCAGATCGCCGAGCTGACCGCATCCGGCTGCGAGATCGTCCGCGTCGCGGTGCCGTCGCAGGACGACGCCGATGTGTTGCACATCATCGCCAAGAAGAGCCAGATCCCGGTGATCGCCGACATCCACTTCCAGCCGAAGTACGTCTTCCAGGCGATCGACGCGGGCTGTGCCGCGGTGCGCGTCAATCCCGGCAACATCCGCAAGTTCGACGACCAGGTGGGCGCCATCGCCAAGGCGGCGACGGATGCCGGTGTCTCGCTGCGCATCGGAGTGAACGCCGGATCGCTCGACCCTCGCCTGCTCGAGAAGTATGGAAAAGCGACCCCCGAGGCGCTGGCCGAGAGCGCCCGGTGGGAGGCGAGCCTGTTCGAAGAGCACGACTTCCACGACTTCAAGATCTCGGTGAAGCACAACGATCCTGTCGTGATGGTGCAGGCGTATCGCCTGCTCGCCCAGATGGGCGACTGGCCGCTGCACCTCGGTGTGACCGAGGCGGGGCCGGCGTTCCAGGGCACGATCAAGAGCGCGACCGCGTTCGGCATCCTGCTCGGCGAAGGGATCGGCGACACCATCCGCGTCTCGCTCTCGGCGCCGCCCGCCGAAGAGGTGAAAGTCGGCCACCAGATCCTCCAGTCGCTGAACCTGCGCGAGCGCAAGCTGGAGATCGTGTCGTGCCCCTCGTGCGGTCGCGCACAGGTCGACGTCTACACCCTCGCCGACAATGTGACCGAAGGCCTGAAGGACATGACCGTGCCGCTGCGCGTCGCCGTCATGGGCTGCGTCGTGAACGGGCCCGGTGAGGCGCGCGAGGCGGACCTCGGCGTGGCGTCGGGCAACGGCAAGGGCCAGATCTTCGTCAAAGGGCAGGTCGTGAAGACCGTGCCGGAGTCCGAGATCGTCGCCACGCTGATCGAAGAGGCCAATCGCATCGCCGCCGAGATGGGTCCTGCCGCCCCGGTCGGCACTGCGCAGGTCGTCACCGCCTGACGGCCCCGGCGCCACGCGGTGCCCACCCCGACCGCTCTGAACGCGTCCGCGCACGTTCGTGTCCCGGATTCCCCCGGTTCGGCCTGCCCATTCTGAGGTGAACCGGGACATGCATCGGGGAAACCCGGACATGTCGGCGGCCGCGGCGAGCTCGGCGCAGTCGGCACCCGGAGCGGCGTGCGCTAGCGTGCTGATACCCGCGACCCGCCGAGCCCGAGGCATCCGATGACCGACTCCCCGACTTCGTCGTCGCGCGCGCGGCCGATCACCGCCGGCATCGTGACGGCCCTCGTCGGCTACACGAGTTCGTTCGTCGTCGTGCTCACCGGCCTGCGAGCTGTCGGCGCCTCGCCCGAACAGGCGGCCAGCGGACTTCTCGCGCTGTGTCTCGCGCTGGGACTCGGGTGCATCCTGCTCGCGTGGCGGTACCGGATGCCGATCACTGCGGCGTGGTCGACTCCCGGGGCCGCATTGCTCGCGGCCACCGGCCTCGTCGACGGCGGCTGGCCGGCTGCCGTCGGCGCATTCCTCGTGGTCGCCGCGCTCATCCTGCTCACCGGCCTCTGGCCGCAGCTCGGCAGACTCATCGCGCGCATCCCGCCATCGATCGCGCAGGCGATGCTCGCGGGCGTCCTGCTGCCGCTGTGTCTGGCTCCGATCACCGGCATCGTGGTGAACCCGTGGGGGGTCGTGCCGGTCGTGCTCACGTGGCTGGTCTTCGCGCGCCTCGCTCCGCGCTGGGCCGTCCCGCTCGCGTTCGTGGCGGCGGCGATCGTCGTGGCCATATCGCTCATGCGGGAAGGGATGCCCGTCGATCCGACGCTGCTCGTGCCCCGCGTCGAGTTCACCGTGCCGACTCTGACATGGGGATCACTGGTCGGCATCGCGATTCCGCTGTACATCGTCACGATGGCCTCGCAGAACGTGCCCGGCGTCGCGATAATGCGCAGCTTCGGCTACGTCGTGCCCTGGCGTCCGGCCATGCTCGTCACCGGCGTCGGAACAGCACTTGCCGCACCGTTCGGCGGGCACGCGGTGAATCTCGCCGCGATCAGCGCGGCACTCGCAGCCGCGCCGGAGGCGGAGGCCGACCCCGAACGACGCTGGGTCGCGGCAACCTCGGCAGGCGGGTCCTATCTGCTGCTCGCTGCCCTGTCGGCGGCATTCGCGGCGCTCGTGCTGCTCGCGCCGCCGGCCGTCATCCCCGCCGTCGCCGGTCTCGCCCTCTTCGCCGCGTTCGGGTCGGCGATCCAGCAGGCGATCGACGATCCCGGCGAGCGGCTTCCCGCCGTCGTCACTTTTCTGGTGGCGGCATCCGGGGTCGCGCTCGCCGGCATCAGCGCCGCGTTCTGGGCACTCATCGCCGGGCTGGTCGTGCGGTTCGTGATGCACGTCGGCCGGAGTTCCGCGTGAGTCGGCCTCCGCGGGCCCCTGGTCGCTAGGGGTCGGATGTCGCAGCCCCGAGCTGTGGCAGCAGCTGCAGACCGATCGCGCTCGCCACGAATCGCTGCTTGGCATTGCTGGTGAGCTGCGCGACCCAGTCGAAAACGCCGAGGTCCACCCATTCGCGCAGCTCGCCGTCGCGGCCGTGGACGGCGTACCCGACCCGAAGCCCGTCGTAGTACGTCGACTCGAGCGCCTCAGGGCGGATGTCGAGGTCCGGCTGGTCGGCGTGCAGCGCATCCGCGAGACGGTGGGCAATCGCCGGTCGGCGGCCGTCGGTGCGCACGACGGCCACGGGCCGCTCCCATTCCAGACCCAGCGTGCGGGCGGCGGCGTCGAGCAGCCGGCGGTAGACGGTGAGCTGTGCGACGATCGCCGCGACCTCGAATCCGTCGTCTGCCCGGCTCCACCCGGCATCCGCGAGCGAGAACAATCGGAAATGCCGGGTCAGCCCCGGCCGCGGTGCAACCGGCTGCATCCGAAGGACCTGGTGCGCCGTGCACAGCCGGACATGCTCGCGCGGTGCGACTCGGAGTCGCCGAGCGCACTCGAGGGCGAGGACGTTCGTGGGATCCGAGACGACCTCACTCCCGCGGATCGTCGTGAGCGTGCGGTTCTGCGAGGTCGGCGCGACGACCGAGTTCGTGCCGACGGGAGCCACCGGTGAGAGGAGCACCGCGTCGTACTCCGGGGAGGAGTCGAACGCGAGCTGGTCGTACCTGGTCAGAGTGCGCTGGTCGAGCTGTGAGGGACGGACCGTGGCATCGTCGGCCCACTGCGCGAGCAGATCGGCGGGGCGGCGCGCCGCGGCCTCCCCCTGGGCGAGCGTGAGCAGCTCGCCGCGACGATCGCTCGGCGAGACCCCGTGCCCAGTCGGCCGCTCAGCCATCCCGCCATCCTGCCAGGCGCGCATGTGGGGCCGCACGCACGTCTGGCAGCGGGGCACGCCCTCGCTAGGCTCGATCCATGAGCAAGGTCTTCGACGGAATCGATGAGAATCTCGCCGCGTGGATCAACGTGCAGCACCTGTTCTTCGTCGCGACGGCGCCGCTCGCTGCGGAGGGTCACGTCAACGTCTCGCCACGCGGACTCGATTCGCTCAGCATCCTCGACCACCACACCGTGGCCTGGGTCGATCTGACCGGCAGCGGTGCGGAGACGATCGCACACCTCAACGAGAATGGTCGGATCTGCCTCATGTTCTGCTCATTCGACGCGCGCCCGCGCATCGTGCGCCTGCACGGCACCGGCCGGGTCGTGCTGCCCGGCGAGGAAGTGTTCGAGCGGGTGGCCGCGGAGCATCCGGGTCATGTCGGAGCCCGAGCCGTGATGGTCGTCGACGTGACACGCGTATCGGACTCGTGCGGCTGGGGTGTGCCGCAGATGGACTTCGTCGCCGAACGCGACATCCTGCGACCGTGGGCCGAGAAGAAGGGGCCCGACGGGCTCGAGACGTACCGCGCTCAGAAGAACGCCAAGTCGCTCGACGGGCTTCCGGCGCTTCCTCGCACCTGAGTCCGGCTCATGGACGTCGCGTGGCGGGGCCTGTGCGAAGCTGCGGGAGACTCCGACCGCGACCGGGCTGAGCACACCCCGTCGCAGAAAGTGCTCGCGAGCGGGAACCATCTGCCCGATCGCGGACATTACAGGGTATGAACGACGACGATGCGGCGCTGTGGCGGCGGGTGCAGGTGGGTGACGAGTCGGGCCTCGCCGCACTTTTCGATCGCCATGAGGCTCGTCTGTTCCGTCACGCATGCCGACTGCTGACAGCACGTGAGGATGCCAAGGATGCCGTGACCATCGCCTTCTTCGAGCTGTGGCGCAAGCGCAGTTCGGTTCGCCTGGTCGACGGATCTCCGCTGCCCTGGCTCCTCAACACCGTCTCGCATGCGGCGCGCAACCTGGAGCGCTCCGGTCGGCGCTACCGAGCACTCATCGCTCGCACACCGGCCGCGGACTCGGCGCGCGAGCCGAAGGCTGCCGATGAGAGCGGCATCCTCGCGGCTTTGAAGAGACTTCCGGCACGAGAGCAGAGCGTCGTCGTCCTGACCGTGCTCGAGGGGTACCCGGATCGCGCCGCGGCCGAGACCCTCGGCATCCCGGTGGGAACAGTGAAATCCCGGCTCGCACGGGCGAAGGCGAAACTGCGCGAAGATCTCGCAGCGATGGAGGTGTCCTGGACATGAGCGAAGAGCAGCTCTCGCCGCGTGAGCACGCGGAGATGCGCGACATCCTGCTGGCAGGAACGCATCGGATCCGTCCCGCCGGTGCACACCGGATGCAGCTGATCGCTGCCGCGGTGGCCCTGGTGCTGGTCGGGGGAGTGACCGGTGGGGTCGTGACCAGTGCCGCGATCCTGGGCACCCAGAACACCGGCCCCATCACCACACCGTCGCCGACCGTGACCGAACCCACCCCGACCCCCACCCCGACTCCGACACCCTCCACGCCGCCTGTTGTGCCCGAGCCTCCTGCCGAGGGCGTCCTGCCGTTCGGCGGCGAGTGCGAGAACATCACGACAGTCGCCGAGACGGCCGCTGTCACGGGCCTTCCGATGGCGATCGCCGACTACCGCTGGAGGGACGGCGGTGAGGACGTGCTCGGCGGAGTGGACTGCATGTGGCTGTCTGACGGCGAGTATCTCGGCGCGATCGTGAACGTCTACGCCTACCCGGACTCGGTCGTCCCATCCAGTGTCAAGGATGCCGTCATCCCCGGCTGCCGGCCCGTGGAAGATCGGTTCGTGTGCGCGGCATCCGGAGCAGTGGACGGAACGTGGCTGCTCGTGCAGACCACCAGCCGGCTGGACTTCGGCACCGACGCGAGCATCGGAACGCTGTACGACCAGATCGCGGCGCGCATCGGGCAGTACGACACGCCCGTTCCGGCGACGCGCACGGCCGAGTGGTGGGCGATGCCTGACTGCGCGACACTCGCCGGCCAGATCGACCCTGCTGTCCTCGGCCATGAACGGATCGAGTACCAGGGTGACTCCGCCAATGGCGAAGACGGCACGCACCCCTTGGGGATCCCGAACCTCGCCGGCGTCGAGTACACCTGCGGTCTGTCCTTCACGTCGGGCGCCGGCGACGGCATCAGCGGCACGTCCGCCCAGCTGGGCTTCTTCGCCGGCGGTGCCGTGGCGTTCGACACCGCGCTCGCCTCGGCGGGCGCGAGGCGGATCACCGTCGACGGCGCCGTGGCAGCAGTGCTCGTGCATGGCAACGATCGCTACGAAGGCTCGTGGGATGTGCTCCTGGTGAACGACGGCGTCAACGTCCTCGCCGTGTACACCGACGGGCTCACCCCGGGGGATTCCTACATTCCGCTCGCGCAGTCCGTGCTTGCGTTGATGGGCTGAGAGGCCCGCCGGCGGGTCAGGCCGCTCGACGCGCGAGATCCGGCCGCGGCTCGACTCTAGACTTGACCCTCGTGGTCACCCGTCTCTCGCATTTCTTCCTCCGCACCCTCCGCGAAGACCCGGCCGATGCCGAGGTCACGAGTCATCGCCTGCTCCTTCGGGCCGGATACATCCGGCGCACGGCGCCGGGCATCTTCGCGTGGCTCCCGCTGGGTTTGAAGGTCAAGGCGAAGATCGAGGGCGTCATCCGCGAAGAGATGACGAATGCCGGCGCCTACGAAGTGCACTTTCCGGCGCTCGTGCCCGCCGATCCGTACCGCGAGTCAGGCCGCTGGGAAGCGTACGGCGATGGGATCTTCCGGTTGCAGGACCGCAAGGGAGCCGACTACCTCCTGGCGCCGACGCACGAGGAGCTCTTCACACTGCTCGTGAAGGACCTCTACTCGTCGTACAAGGACCTGCCCCTTGCGATCTATCAGATCCAGGACAAGTACCGCGACGAGGCCAGGCCGCGCGCGGGCCTGCTGCGTGGCCGCGAGTTCACGATGAAGGACGCCTACTCGTTCGACTACACCGACGAAGGGCTCGATGTCTCGTACCAGACCCAGCGCGACGCGTATGAGCGGATCTTCCAGCGGCTCGGGCTCGAATATGTGATCGTCAACGCCGACAACGGACTCATGGGCGGTGCGCGCAGCGAGGAGTTCCTGCATCCCATCGCCGTCGGCGAAGACACGTTCGTCCGCTCCGCTGGCGGCTATGCCGCGAACGTCGAGGCTTTCACCACCGTGACCCCCGACCCGATCGCGTTCGCCGGCCTCTCCGACGCGGTCATCTTCGACTCTCCGAACACGCCGACGATCCAGACGCTCGTGGATCACGCGAACCGTCACCTCGACGCTCCGGTCGAGGGGGAGTGGACTGCCGCGCACACGTTGAAGAACGTCGTGCTGGCGCTGACGCACCTCGACGGCACCCGTGAGGTGGTGATCGTGGGCCTTCCCGGTGACCGCGACATCGACGACAAGCGCGCCGAAGTGGTGTTCGCGCCCGCCACGGTCGAGGCTGCCACCGAGGCCGACTTCGAGCGGAACCCCTACCTGGTCAAGGGGTACATCGGTCCATGGTCGCCGACCGGTCCGATCCTCGGCGAAGAGTCCGCGACCGGCATCCGCTACCTCCTGGATCCGCGGGTCGTGGACGGCACCAGCTGGATCACCGGAGCCAACATCGATGAGAAGCACGTCCACTCGCTGGTCGCGGGTCGCGACTTCACCGCCGACGGCTTCGTCGAGGTGGCGAACGTGCGCGCCGGTGACCCGGCGCCCGATGGCTCCGGGCCGGTCGAACTCGCACGCGGAATGGAGATCGGCCACGTCTTCCAGCTGGGCCGGTTCTTCGCCGAAACGCTCGGCCTCAAGGTACTCGACGAGAACGGGAAGCTGGTCACGGTCACGATGGGCTCGTACGGCATCGGCGTGACGCGCATCCTCGCGATCCTCGCCGAGTTGAACAACGACGAGAAGGGCCTCATCTGGCCCGAGTCGGTCGCCCCGTTCGACGTCCACGTCGTGGCGACGGGGCGGGATGCCGTCGTGTTCGACGTCTCCGCGCAGCTCAGCGCGGACCTCGAGGCAGCCGGGCTCGACGTGCTCTACGACGACCGGCCGAAGGTCTCGCCCGGCGTGAAGTTCGGCGACGCCGAGCTCGTCGGCGTGCCCTGGATCGTCATCGTGGGCCGCAGCGCCGCCGAAGGTCAGGTCGAGCTGTGGGACCGCCGCAGCGGCGATCGCCAGCTCGTGCCCGTCGCCGACGTGGTCGCCCGGCTCGTCAACCGCTGACCGCCACTGCGGCGGGCGTTCGATGCGCCATGCCTCGGGCGTGCTAGCCGCTGACTGCTAGCCGACGACCTTCTCGTTGCGCATGGTGTCGTCCGGCGTCTCCTTGGTCACGAGCGCCTTGAGCATGGCGGCCGCCATGACGATCTTGCCGTGCTTGGGCTCCCAGAACTCGCTCGTCGTGGGCCTCACGCGCAGCAGTGCGATATCGGGAGTGTCCAGACCGTCTTCGAACCAGATGTCGAGGGAGGGGGAGTAGAGCTGCTCCATCTTGGCGCGATCGTGGACGAGGGCGGCGGTGCCCGCGACGGACACGAACCTCATCCCCTTGTGGTCGGCGTACGAGAGCCCGACTTCGCTCTCGGCCTGCGCCTCGTCCGCCTGCCTGGACTCGTCCGACAGGAAGAACCAGATGTCGCCGTTCTCGTCCATCTCGCGGGTGCTCATGGGACGGCTCACGAGGTTGCCTGCCGCATCCTGAGTCGTGAGCATGGTGAAGTCGATGTCTTCGACGAGGTCCTTCAGTCGTGCCCTCGCATCGTCCGGGGTGATCGTGTTGTCTGTCATCCCTCCACGCTCACACGACCGACCAGCCGACGAGAGGGGTTGACAGATCGGCAGCGTCCGTCACAGCCGCGCGTACGGCGCACGGAAGAAGCAGAAGACGCCGTAGGCGATGAGACCGACCCCGACGGCACCGACGAGCACCGGACCGAGCGTCAGCGCGAGCAGCGCGTCGATCGCGGCATCCAGGCCCCCCGCGGCGGACGGCTCGACCTTGACGGCGGCCACGGTGAGCAGGATCCCGATGATGATGAGGGCGATGCCCTTCGCGATGAAGCCCACCACGCCGAGGCCCTTGATCCCCGTGCCCGCCGGACCGGACGGGATCGCCATCTTCTTCTCGAAGCTCCGCATGAACCCCATCGCGATGAAGGAGACTCCGCCGATCCCGATGCCGATTCCGATGAGTCCGAGCACGAACGGCCCGCCTGGGATCGAAAGGATGCCGCGGCTGGCCTCCTCGGCGGACTGATCGGCATCGGGCTTCGCGCCGAGGGCGACGGCTGCCGCGATCACGCCGAGCGCGATGAAGACCACGGCCTGACCCCATTCGCCGATGCGGCGTCCCCACTTCTTGGCGGCATCCCCGCCCCGAGCCAGGATGCCCTCGAGCGCGTGATAGATCCCCAGCGCGAGGAGTGCGACCGCAAGAATCCACAGCGCGAGGAACCCCGCCGGGACCGCCGCCACCGCCTTGAACACGCCCGCCTGGTCGGTCTCGCCGTGGCCGCCGAAAGTGACGCCGAGGACGATCACGCCGATCAACACGTGCACGAGGCCATTGGCCGCGAATCCCGCACGGGCGACCACGCGGAAGGAGTGGCTCGATTCTGCTTTGCGGGCAGCGTGCTT from Microbacterium pumilum carries:
- a CDS encoding RNA polymerase sigma factor, with the translated sequence MNDDDAALWRRVQVGDESGLAALFDRHEARLFRHACRLLTAREDAKDAVTIAFFELWRKRSSVRLVDGSPLPWLLNTVSHAARNLERSGRRYRALIARTPAADSAREPKAADESGILAALKRLPAREQSVVVLTVLEGYPDRAAAETLGIPVGTVKSRLARAKAKLREDLAAMEVSWT
- a CDS encoding pyridoxamine 5'-phosphate oxidase family protein, which produces MSKVFDGIDENLAAWINVQHLFFVATAPLAAEGHVNVSPRGLDSLSILDHHTVAWVDLTGSGAETIAHLNENGRICLMFCSFDARPRIVRLHGTGRVVLPGEEVFERVAAEHPGHVGARAVMVVDVTRVSDSCGWGVPQMDFVAERDILRPWAEKKGPDGLETYRAQKNAKSLDGLPALPRT
- a CDS encoding benzoate/H(+) symporter BenE family transporter, coding for MTDSPTSSSRARPITAGIVTALVGYTSSFVVVLTGLRAVGASPEQAASGLLALCLALGLGCILLAWRYRMPITAAWSTPGAALLAATGLVDGGWPAAVGAFLVVAALILLTGLWPQLGRLIARIPPSIAQAMLAGVLLPLCLAPITGIVVNPWGVVPVVLTWLVFARLAPRWAVPLAFVAAAIVVAISLMREGMPVDPTLLVPRVEFTVPTLTWGSLVGIAIPLYIVTMASQNVPGVAIMRSFGYVVPWRPAMLVTGVGTALAAPFGGHAVNLAAISAALAAAPEAEADPERRWVAATSAGGSYLLLAALSAAFAALVLLAPPAVIPAVAGLALFAAFGSAIQQAIDDPGERLPAVVTFLVAASGVALAGISAAFWALIAGLVVRFVMHVGRSSA
- the ispG gene encoding flavodoxin-dependent (E)-4-hydroxy-3-methylbut-2-enyl-diphosphate synthase; amino-acid sequence: MPAVNLGMPKVPETLAPRRKSRQIKVGKVLVGGNAPVSVQSMCTTPTTNINATLQQIAELTASGCEIVRVAVPSQDDADVLHIIAKKSQIPVIADIHFQPKYVFQAIDAGCAAVRVNPGNIRKFDDQVGAIAKAATDAGVSLRIGVNAGSLDPRLLEKYGKATPEALAESARWEASLFEEHDFHDFKISVKHNDPVVMVQAYRLLAQMGDWPLHLGVTEAGPAFQGTIKSATAFGILLGEGIGDTIRVSLSAPPAEEVKVGHQILQSLNLRERKLEIVSCPSCGRAQVDVYTLADNVTEGLKDMTVPLRVAVMGCVVNGPGEAREADLGVASGNGKGQIFVKGQVVKTVPESEIVATLIEEANRIAAEMGPAAPVGTAQVVTA
- a CDS encoding pyridoxamine 5'-phosphate oxidase family protein — protein: MTDNTITPDDARARLKDLVEDIDFTMLTTQDAAGNLVSRPMSTREMDENGDIWFFLSDESRQADEAQAESEVGLSYADHKGMRFVSVAGTAALVHDRAKMEQLYSPSLDIWFEDGLDTPDIALLRVRPTTSEFWEPKHGKIVMAAAMLKALVTKETPDDTMRNEKVVG
- a CDS encoding low temperature requirement protein A, translated to MSLSHRLTRMTGRDPHESHRAATPLELLFDLTFVVAFSQISSQAAHALELGHVSTALSGFAFATFAVTWAWINYSWLASAYDNEDIFFRIATLVVMVGVLVVALGVPDVFHSLEEGEHLDNNVLVAGYVIMRVATVAIWLRAAKHDPERRRTCLAYAMNISIAQVGWVALIFLNLPISTTFLIAGVLILFELAGPVFAELRYGRTPWHPHHIAERYGLLLIISLGEVVLGTILAISAVVEEPAGWTVEAGLIAFGGTALAFAMWWVYFVIEPGPVLARHPIRAFPWGYGHIFLFGSVIGVGAGLHVAAQVISGHAHVDTVFAVLTVAIPVLAFEIMVFALYAVLLMQVDTFHVWLLLGSVAVLVIAVLAVGLGASLGVALVVIACSPAVIIVGYETVGWRHSNEMLERTLAE
- a CDS encoding proline--tRNA ligase — translated: MVTRLSHFFLRTLREDPADAEVTSHRLLLRAGYIRRTAPGIFAWLPLGLKVKAKIEGVIREEMTNAGAYEVHFPALVPADPYRESGRWEAYGDGIFRLQDRKGADYLLAPTHEELFTLLVKDLYSSYKDLPLAIYQIQDKYRDEARPRAGLLRGREFTMKDAYSFDYTDEGLDVSYQTQRDAYERIFQRLGLEYVIVNADNGLMGGARSEEFLHPIAVGEDTFVRSAGGYAANVEAFTTVTPDPIAFAGLSDAVIFDSPNTPTIQTLVDHANRHLDAPVEGEWTAAHTLKNVVLALTHLDGTREVVIVGLPGDRDIDDKRAEVVFAPATVEAATEADFERNPYLVKGYIGPWSPTGPILGEESATGIRYLLDPRVVDGTSWITGANIDEKHVHSLVAGRDFTADGFVEVANVRAGDPAPDGSGPVELARGMEIGHVFQLGRFFAETLGLKVLDENGKLVTVTMGSYGIGVTRILAILAELNNDEKGLIWPESVAPFDVHVVATGRDAVVFDVSAQLSADLEAAGLDVLYDDRPKVSPGVKFGDAELVGVPWIVIVGRSAAEGQVELWDRRSGDRQLVPVADVVARLVNR
- a CDS encoding DUF1206 domain-containing protein — encoded protein: MSADVKHAARKAESSHSFRVVARAGFAANGLVHVLIGVIVLGVTFGGHGETDQAGVFKAVAAVPAGFLALWILAVALLALGIYHALEGILARGGDAAKKWGRRIGEWGQAVVFIALGVIAAAVALGAKPDADQSAEEASRGILSIPGGPFVLGLIGIGIGIGGVSFIAMGFMRSFEKKMAIPSGPAGTGIKGLGVVGFIAKGIALIIIGILLTVAAVKVEPSAAGGLDAAIDALLALTLGPVLVGAVGVGLIAYGVFCFFRAPYARL